The genomic region ATCTAATATTACGGAAATGGAATTCTATGAGCATTGTAGAAGGTGCGAAGTTATTCGCATGCATATGGATCTTGTCGTTGGCATCTATCGCACATTCAAGTGAGCGTACGCCGCTTCATATGGTCTTCGCGTCTGATCCGCAGTATCCGTGGACGGATAAAACGGACAATGATGAATATGAATCTGACAGCGAATTTGAACAGCGCGCCAAGTGGCTGGTGGAGACCCAGTTCGCGAGTATTGCGGATTTCAGGAGCAAGATGGGCGGTCAGTCGCAGGTACCGTTGATGATCAACGGTGACATGACGGCGTTTGGTCATGGCTGGCAGCGCTCGTATATCCATTCGACGCTGCAGAAGTACTTTAATAAAGACTATCTGTACGGCTTGGGTAATCATGACTATCAGAATAATGTCGATGATTGTTTTAGTAATAGTTGTGCGGCGGGCAGTATTGTCGAATATCAAGAGCATCATGCCGGCAAGGCAGATAACTTCGATTTGAAAATTACGGGCTTTTTGTTTGATAGGACGTATTCGGGCAGTCTTGCCTATTCCAAAAATATAGGGGAGGTTCATCTGGTCCAGCTTAATAATG from Pseudomonas sp. GGS8 harbors:
- a CDS encoding metallophosphoesterase, which encodes MSIVEGAKLFACIWILSLASIAHSSERTPLHMVFASDPQYPWTDKTDNDEYESDSEFEQRAKWLVETQFASIADFRSKMGGQSQVPLMINGDMTAFGHGWQRSYIHSTLQKYFNKDYLYGLGNHDYQNNVDDCFSNSCAAGSIVEYQEHHAGKADNFDLKITGFLFDRTYSGSLAYSKNIGEVHLVQLNNEPTYATKISHPLNPTTFNITAALDWLENDLRVARAQGYAIIINMHKPNDWQGDWSQESRFRDMIAKYEVTAIFAGHLHESGGSMSYRGNVPVFLSGSASQETYLIASFSADRKQLQVDLVENNQWPSRNFVAKVPVKSIFASRP